A part of Candidatus Omnitrophota bacterium genomic DNA contains:
- the ftsW gene encoding putative lipid II flippase FtsW, with translation MVRNTRINLFITTFILICIGVVMIYSASSIYAWERYKDSFFFLKRHVSFIIIGAFLMLLAMVIDYKNFRKWAKPALVLSFVSLVLVLIPGLGREVAGARRWFRFKFISFQPSEFANLAVIIYIADFIARKSSDIKTFWHGFAPAIAVLGATALLILAQPDLGTVLALGMVVFIMLFVAGVRVSYLVSLALGSLPLLYILIFNVPYRRMRIMSFLNPWMDPRGSGFQVIQSQVALGSGGIFGVGLGHSRQKLFYLPAAHTDFIFSIIGEELGFLGTVGVIVLLMVFIQQGLKIIKNAPDRFSYFLSLGLVLMISLKATINIGVSCGVLPTKGLPLPFISYGGSSFIFDMVSVGMLMNIARTGEYP, from the coding sequence ATGGTCCGTAATACCAGAATCAATCTTTTTATTACTACCTTTATCCTCATCTGTATCGGCGTGGTGATGATTTACAGCGCTTCCAGCATCTATGCCTGGGAGAGGTACAAAGACAGTTTTTTCTTTTTAAAAAGGCACGTCAGTTTTATTATTATCGGGGCATTCCTTATGTTATTGGCAATGGTTATCGATTACAAGAATTTTCGCAAATGGGCCAAGCCTGCTTTGGTATTATCGTTTGTATCGCTTGTTTTGGTATTAATCCCGGGATTAGGCAGGGAAGTGGCAGGGGCACGCAGGTGGTTCAGGTTTAAATTTATCAGTTTCCAGCCCTCGGAGTTTGCTAACCTGGCGGTGATTATTTACATAGCAGATTTCATCGCCAGAAAAAGCAGCGATATAAAAACATTCTGGCACGGGTTTGCGCCTGCGATAGCCGTTTTAGGGGCTACGGCGTTGTTGATCCTTGCGCAGCCGGATTTAGGGACGGTCTTAGCATTGGGTATGGTAGTATTTATCATGCTTTTTGTCGCGGGGGTGCGGGTATCTTATCTTGTGTCATTAGCCCTGGGAAGCCTGCCTTTACTTTATATATTGATATTTAATGTCCCTTACCGCAGGATGCGTATTATGTCATTTTTAAACCCCTGGATGGACCCCAGAGGCAGCGGTTTTCAGGTCATCCAGTCGCAGGTTGCCTTGGGCTCAGGAGGGATATTCGGAGTAGGCCTGGGCCATTCCCGGCAAAAATTATTTTATCTGCCGGCAGCGCATACTGATTTTATTTTTTCCATAATCGGGGAAGAATTGGGTTTTTTGGGTACGGTAGGCGTAATAGTATTATTGATGGTTTTTATACAGCAGGGCCTTAAGATAATCAAAAACGCGCCGGATAGGTTCAGTTATTTTTTAAGCTTAGGCCTGGTTTTAATGATTTCCCTGAAGGCCACGATAAATATCGGTGTTTCCTGCGGCGTTTTACCTACTAAGGGCCTGCCTTTGCCTTTTATCAGTTACGGCGGCTCTTCTTTTATCTTTGATATGGTCAGCGTGGGCATGCTGATGAATATCGCGCGCACAGGAGAATATCCATGA
- the murG gene encoding undecaprenyldiphospho-muramoylpentapeptide beta-N-acetylglucosaminyltransferase, which yields MRILAVTGSSGGHIFPALGFLDTLRENHKDIETLLILPVSNIAGQIEKTGYNVCYIPFSSIKLTLDFRNLFAIFNFFRASLKSMVMLLTFRPDIVVGFGSLASVPAVTFAWLFRIKTLIHEQNVIPGRANRLLAIFSDKIALSFAESRDYLKKYENKTVVTGNPMRRQLARINKKEALDFFGFSAEKFTMLVMGGSQGSSRINLEFLGAVSALSDKSKFQVIHLAGPKDFSALEEDYRNTGVDIRLFAFLKEMQYAYSVSDLVISRAGASTIAEIMFFGLAAILIPYPFAYEHQMANARALESKGCAVIIQDKDLNSDILKKNIEDFAKNPRKLETIHSYCSVFSKVDTNTVFTQSVLSLN from the coding sequence ATGAGGATCCTGGCGGTTACCGGTTCCAGCGGCGGGCACATCTTTCCTGCGCTGGGTTTTTTAGATACGTTAAGGGAAAATCATAAGGATATAGAGACGCTATTAATTTTACCGGTAAGTAATATAGCAGGGCAAATAGAGAAAACCGGTTATAATGTGTGTTATATCCCGTTTTCCTCCATAAAACTAACCCTTGATTTCAGGAATTTATTTGCTATATTTAATTTTTTCCGGGCCTCCCTGAAAAGCATGGTTATGCTTTTGACATTCCGGCCCGATATCGTAGTCGGATTCGGCAGCTTAGCGAGCGTACCTGCGGTAACCTTCGCCTGGCTATTCAGGATAAAAACATTGATACACGAGCAAAATGTAATCCCCGGCCGCGCCAACAGGCTCCTGGCTATATTCAGCGATAAGATTGCTCTTTCTTTTGCCGAAAGCAGGGATTATTTAAAAAAATATGAAAATAAAACGGTCGTTACCGGTAATCCTATGCGCAGGCAGCTGGCCCGTATAAATAAAAAAGAGGCCCTGGATTTTTTCGGATTCAGCGCTGAGAAATTTACGATGCTGGTTATGGGCGGCAGCCAGGGCAGCAGCAGGATTAACCTGGAATTCCTGGGGGCGGTTTCTGCCCTGTCCGATAAATCGAAATTCCAGGTTATTCATCTTGCCGGACCAAAAGATTTTAGCGCGTTGGAGGAAGATTATAGGAATACCGGCGTGGATATTCGCCTCTTTGCTTTTTTAAAAGAGATGCAATATGCCTATAGTGTTTCTGATCTGGTCATTTCGCGTGCCGGCGCCAGCACTATCGCGGAGATAATGTTCTTTGGGCTTGCGGCAATACTCATCCCGTATCCCTTTGCCTATGAACATCAAATGGCCAATGCCCGGGCGCTGGAAAGTAAGGGGTGCGCGGTTATAATTCAGGATAAGGATTTAAACAGCGATATTTTAAAAAAGAATATCGAGGACTTTGCCAAGAATCCCCGGAAGTTAGAAACTATACATTCTTATTGTAGCGTATTCTCTAAGGTGGATACGAATACGGTATTTACGCAGAGTGTCTTATCTTTAAACTGA